One genomic segment of Desulfomicrobium sp. ZS1 includes these proteins:
- a CDS encoding MoaD/ThiS family protein, producing the protein MITVRLEPENRELTLDRAATVTQLLHKLGRKPGRALVIRNGGLLTPDLNLKDGDHVIVRDVGSKG; encoded by the coding sequence ATGATTACTGTCCGCCTTGAACCCGAAAACCGGGAACTGACCCTCGACCGCGCCGCCACGGTCACGCAACTCCTGCACAAACTCGGACGCAAGCCCGGCCGGGCCCTTGTCATCCGCAACGGCGGACTGCTCACTCCGGATCTGAACCTCAAAGACGGCGATCACGTCATCGTGCGCGACGTCGGATCGAAGGGATAG
- a CDS encoding methyltransferase domain-containing protein — protein MTPDAADCRRSGPSSHQPHTAPKVLDALGLGPGSVFVDLGCGPGDYALDAAGRVGPKGAVLALDTWSRVLTELRAEAVRRGLASLLPMRVDITLSLPVATHRIDACLLAMVLHMPGRVAQLGLMLDEARRVLRPGGRLGVLEHAGYDQLPETHPARRLTPEWLTALAESHGFVRCELLELDRMWLAVFASQPAPGYFRGARVRS, from the coding sequence GTGACGCCTGACGCTGCCGATTGCCGACGGTCCGGCCCCAGCAGCCATCAGCCTCATACCGCGCCGAAGGTGCTGGACGCCCTCGGCCTGGGGCCGGGGAGCGTATTTGTCGATCTGGGCTGTGGCCCGGGCGATTATGCCCTGGACGCGGCAGGGCGGGTCGGTCCGAAAGGGGCGGTGCTGGCCCTGGACACCTGGAGCCGCGTCCTGACCGAACTGCGCGCGGAGGCCGTGCGCCGGGGTCTTGCATCCCTTTTGCCCATGCGCGTGGACATCACCCTTTCCCTGCCCGTGGCCACGCACAGAATTGATGCCTGCCTGCTGGCCATGGTCCTGCATATGCCCGGCCGCGTGGCGCAACTGGGACTCATGCTGGATGAAGCGCGGCGCGTGCTCAGACCTGGCGGACGGCTGGGCGTGCTGGAACATGCCGGATACGACCAACTGCCCGAAACCCACCCAGCCCGCCGCCTCACCCCTGAATGGCTGACGGCCTTGGCCGAAAGTCACGGTTTTGTCCGCTGCGAACTACTGGAACTGGATCGGATGTGGCTTGCAGTCTTCGCTTCGCAACCTGCGCCGGGCTATTTCAGGGGGGCAAGAGTCAGATCTTGA
- the tsaA gene encoding tRNA (N6-threonylcarbamoyladenosine(37)-N6)-methyltransferase TrmO, producing the protein MEDSMMRGSLDDIYFPGLSVQTVGFVRNSVEEPILRADDEGITMDARREEMRRRIREIKSAVSEIVIKEELLELLDGIDDFSHLIVLYWGHKVPAQGRLLTRVHPMGRKELPRVGIFGTRSPARPNPVLITTVRLSSRSGNILRVTGLDAIDNSPVIDIKPYVPERGACDDVRVPQWMERIQDEIAAEDGSDA; encoded by the coding sequence ATGGAAGATTCAATGATGCGCGGCAGCCTGGATGATATTTATTTTCCGGGTTTGTCCGTGCAGACTGTAGGCTTCGTCCGCAATTCGGTGGAGGAACCCATCCTTCGGGCCGATGACGAAGGCATTACCATGGACGCGCGTCGGGAAGAGATGCGCCGCCGCATTCGCGAGATCAAGAGCGCTGTTTCGGAAATCGTCATCAAGGAAGAACTGTTGGAACTTCTGGACGGTATCGACGATTTTTCGCACCTGATCGTGCTGTATTGGGGGCACAAGGTGCCGGCCCAGGGCCGCCTCCTGACCCGCGTGCATCCCATGGGCCGCAAGGAGCTCCCGCGCGTGGGCATTTTCGGCACGCGTAGCCCGGCCCGACCCAATCCCGTGCTCATCACCACGGTGCGCCTGTCCTCCCGCAGCGGGAATATCCTGCGCGTCACCGGGCTCGACGCCATAGACAACAGCCCGGTCATCGACATCAAACCCTATGTACCTGAGCGCGGTGCGTGTGATGATGTGCGCGTGCCGCAGTGGATGGAGCGGATTCAGGACGAAATCGCGGCCGAGGACGGAAGTGACGCCTGA
- a CDS encoding adenine nucleotide alpha hydrolase family protein produces the protein MKCKRCQIPAVVALPSHHTAFCKDCFLVFARRLVERAIKEHGMFTFDDRILIAISGGKDSLALAWQLKDLGYNIEGLHIDLGIPESSPIARSYAERFCAANEIPLHVIETAKLGLAMCDVKRRVKRPICSVCGQTKRYLFNKFAQENGFTVLATGHNLDDETSRLFANVMRWDVEFLSDQGPVMPAEKGFAKKVKPLFRLTEFETANLCFLAGIDYGYAPCPYSSKASFPIYKNLLADLEDIQPGRKIRFYDGFLKDGRQGFAPRSETSVDIQPCTTCGYPTSAGECGFCRLMATMNEDDEKRETRDVKREA, from the coding sequence ATGAAATGCAAACGCTGCCAGATCCCCGCCGTTGTCGCCCTGCCCAGCCATCACACCGCTTTCTGCAAGGATTGCTTTCTTGTCTTCGCCCGCAGGCTGGTGGAACGGGCCATCAAGGAACACGGCATGTTCACCTTCGATGACCGCATCCTCATCGCCATTTCCGGCGGCAAGGATTCCCTGGCCCTGGCCTGGCAATTGAAGGATCTCGGCTACAACATCGAAGGCCTGCACATCGACCTCGGCATTCCGGAATCATCGCCCATCGCGCGGAGCTACGCCGAGCGTTTCTGCGCGGCCAACGAGATCCCCCTGCACGTTATCGAGACGGCCAAATTGGGACTGGCCATGTGCGACGTCAAACGCCGGGTCAAACGCCCCATCTGCTCCGTCTGCGGACAGACCAAGCGCTACCTGTTCAACAAGTTCGCCCAGGAGAACGGGTTCACGGTCCTGGCCACGGGCCACAATCTCGACGACGAAACCTCGCGCCTTTTCGCCAACGTCATGCGCTGGGATGTGGAATTTCTGAGCGACCAGGGGCCGGTCATGCCTGCCGAGAAAGGGTTCGCCAAGAAGGTCAAGCCGCTTTTTCGCCTGACCGAATTCGAGACCGCGAACCTCTGCTTTCTGGCCGGTATCGACTATGGCTACGCGCCATGCCCCTACAGCTCCAAGGCCAGCTTTCCCATCTACAAAAACCTGCTGGCCGATCTGGAAGACATCCAGCCGGGACGCAAGATCCGATTTTACGACGGGTTTTTAAAAGATGGCCGCCAAGGCTTTGCCCCGCGAAGCGAAACGAGCGTGGACATCCAGCCCTGCACGACCTGCGGCTATCCGACCTCTGCCGGGGAATGCGGCTTTTGTCGTCTGATGGCGACAATGAATGAGGATGATGAGAAGCGAGAGACGCGCGACGTAAAGCGTGAAGCGTAA
- a CDS encoding diguanylate cyclase encodes MSSHNARILVVDDEPTLLELLGDFLREQGHEVILADTGSKGLDLYNSELPDLVLLDLKLPDLSGLDVLKHISSRDDETGLIVISGVGSTDDAIESLRRGAWDFLVKPFLNLEFVLHSVNKSIEKVHLKRENRLYREHLEEEVQRRTSELQQEIIARKRIEEDLRRSEMRYKELSLTDELTGLYNARHFFRQVQAEVERAMRYNSPLSLCVIDIDKFKQYNDAYGHLCGDAVLAELGRFIQKLIRDADSAYRYGGEEFIIVLPETPREEAARVAERIRTTFFEHAFYPKNAQGVHVSLSLGVTSYCPGESVSDLVDRADQNMYAAKKFGRNTTVCK; translated from the coding sequence ATGAGCTCACACAACGCCCGTATCCTGGTTGTCGATGACGAACCGACGCTGCTTGAGTTGCTCGGTGACTTTCTGCGCGAACAAGGTCACGAGGTCATCCTGGCCGACACGGGCAGCAAGGGCCTTGACCTTTACAACTCCGAACTACCGGATCTGGTGCTTCTTGATCTCAAACTGCCGGACCTGTCCGGACTGGACGTGCTCAAACACATTTCTTCCCGAGATGATGAGACGGGCCTCATTGTCATTTCCGGGGTCGGGTCCACCGACGACGCCATCGAGAGCTTGCGCCGGGGCGCGTGGGATTTTCTGGTCAAGCCCTTTCTCAATCTGGAATTCGTGCTGCACTCCGTGAACAAAAGCATTGAAAAGGTGCATTTGAAGAGGGAAAACAGGCTTTACCGGGAACATCTGGAAGAAGAGGTGCAGCGGCGAACCTCTGAGTTGCAGCAGGAAATCATTGCTCGCAAACGCATCGAGGAAGATCTGCGGCGTAGCGAGATGCGTTACAAAGAGCTGAGTCTGACCGACGAATTGACAGGACTTTACAATGCACGTCATTTTTTTCGGCAGGTGCAGGCCGAGGTGGAACGTGCCATGCGCTACAACAGTCCGCTATCCCTGTGTGTCATAGATATCGACAAATTCAAGCAATACAACGATGCCTACGGGCATTTATGTGGCGACGCCGTGCTCGCGGAACTGGGCCGCTTTATTCAGAAACTGATCCGCGACGCGGACTCGGCCTACCGTTACGGGGGGGAGGAGTTCATCATCGTGCTGCCGGAAACTCCCCGCGAAGAAGCCGCCAGAGTGGCTGAACGCATCCGGACCACTTTTTTCGAACATGCCTTTTACCCGAAAAATGCGCAGGGCGTCCATGTTTCGCTGAGCCTGGGAGTGACCAGCTACTGCCCCGGAGAATCCGTCTCGGACCTCGTGGACCGGGCCGACCAGAATATGTACGCGGCCAAGAAATTCGGTCGCAACACCACGGTTTGCAAGTGA
- a CDS encoding IscA/HesB family protein, which yields MFELTKAAKEQLDMHFAGKEVSPIRVYMAAGUGGPRLALALDEQKDNDVVYEIDGYKFLVETALMDESKPISVEFHPHMGFNIKSGLKTTSSGCSSCTSCG from the coding sequence ATGTTCGAACTTACAAAGGCTGCCAAAGAGCAGCTCGATATGCACTTCGCAGGAAAAGAAGTGTCCCCGATCCGGGTCTACATGGCTGCCGGCTGAGGCGGGCCTCGCTTGGCGCTTGCTCTGGATGAGCAAAAAGACAACGACGTAGTATACGAAATTGACGGATACAAATTCCTGGTTGAAACTGCCCTGATGGACGAATCGAAACCCATTTCAGTGGAATTTCACCCGCACATGGGTTTCAACATCAAGTCCGGGCTTAAAACGACTTCTTCGGGATGCTCTTCCTGCACTTCCTGCGGTTAA
- a CDS encoding VOC family protein: MAAFTGINHLAMVTADMDRTVHFWRDLLGMRLVVGLGHPGYRHYFFEITTKDMIAFFEWPGVKPIAEKDHGAPVRGPAAFDHLSLGVESLEELGRLKDLLEANDFWASEFIDHGFIISLYSFDPNNIPIEFSYPVPEYDVHAHPIMLDSHPTPAAKEGSQPRPHRWRGAVPSDSDHGIYPGEAEAVRAAFITKT; encoded by the coding sequence ATGGCTGCATTCACGGGCATCAACCACCTGGCCATGGTCACGGCGGACATGGACCGCACGGTCCATTTCTGGCGGGATTTGCTCGGTATGCGTCTGGTCGTGGGGCTTGGGCATCCGGGGTACCGGCACTATTTTTTTGAGATTACGACCAAGGACATGATCGCCTTTTTTGAATGGCCCGGGGTGAAGCCTATCGCCGAGAAGGATCACGGCGCGCCGGTGCGCGGGCCAGCGGCTTTTGACCATCTGTCGCTGGGAGTGGAGAGCCTGGAAGAACTGGGGCGCTTGAAGGACCTGCTGGAAGCCAACGATTTCTGGGCCTCGGAATTCATCGACCACGGATTCATCATCTCCCTGTATTCCTTCGATCCCAACAATATCCCCATTGAATTCAGTTATCCCGTGCCCGAATACGACGTTCATGCTCATCCGATCATGCTCGATTCCCATCCGACTCCGGCTGCAAAGGAAGGCAGCCAGCCGCGTCCGCACAGATGGCGCGGAGCCGTTCCTTCAGATTCGGACCACGGCATCTATCCCGGCGAGGCCGAAGCCGTGCGCGCCGCATTCATCACGAAAACATAA
- the murA gene encoding UDP-N-acetylglucosamine 1-carboxyvinyltransferase has translation MDKLVIEGGVPLKGEVRISGSKNAALPILLASILVEGEVRLTNVPDLRDIATTLKLLELLGCRAEFNDGDVLLHSCDLKPEAPYDLVRTMRASVLCLGPLLARLGRARVAMPGGCAIGARPVDLHLKGLEQMGAVFELESGDIIGTCDRLKGAHIHLDFPTVGGTEHLIMAAVLAEGETVLENAAREPEIQDLAEFLNTCGARITGHGTSVVRIEGVESLHGCSYPVMPDRIEAGTYLIAAGITKGDLTLRDCPVDALDAVISKLREMGMVIEGDRNLLTVTVDGPLNCVDLSTRPYPGFPTDMQAQIMALMCVSRGAGVITEGIFENRFMHVQELARLGAHITLSGQSAMVRGVDTLKGATVMASDLRASACLVLAGLAATGRTDVRRIYHLDRGYEQMEVKLGAVGARIRREKE, from the coding sequence ATGGATAAACTTGTCATAGAAGGCGGCGTGCCGCTGAAGGGAGAGGTCCGGATCAGCGGCTCCAAAAATGCGGCCCTGCCCATCCTGCTCGCTTCCATTTTGGTCGAAGGCGAGGTGCGCCTGACCAATGTGCCGGACCTGCGCGATATCGCTACCACTTTGAAGCTGCTCGAACTGCTTGGTTGCCGCGCTGAATTCAATGACGGGGACGTGCTGCTGCATTCGTGTGACCTGAAGCCCGAAGCCCCCTATGACCTGGTGCGGACCATGCGCGCATCGGTGCTGTGCCTGGGGCCGCTCCTGGCCCGGCTCGGTCGGGCGCGGGTGGCCATGCCCGGCGGCTGCGCCATCGGAGCGCGGCCCGTGGACCTGCATCTCAAAGGTCTGGAACAGATGGGAGCCGTCTTCGAGCTGGAGAGCGGCGACATCATCGGCACCTGCGACCGCCTCAAAGGGGCCCATATCCATCTTGATTTCCCCACTGTGGGCGGCACCGAGCATCTGATCATGGCCGCTGTGCTGGCCGAAGGGGAGACAGTGCTCGAAAACGCGGCCCGCGAGCCCGAAATCCAGGATCTGGCGGAGTTTCTGAACACCTGCGGGGCGCGCATCACCGGCCACGGCACCAGCGTGGTGCGCATCGAGGGTGTCGAATCCTTGCATGGCTGCTCCTATCCCGTCATGCCTGACCGCATTGAGGCCGGCACCTATCTGATAGCAGCGGGAATAACAAAGGGCGACCTGACCCTGCGGGACTGTCCGGTGGACGCCCTTGATGCCGTCATCTCGAAATTGCGTGAAATGGGCATGGTCATCGAAGGAGATCGCAACCTGCTGACCGTTACTGTCGACGGCCCGCTGAACTGCGTCGATCTTTCGACCAGACCCTACCCCGGCTTCCCCACGGACATGCAGGCCCAGATCATGGCGCTCATGTGCGTCAGCCGTGGCGCGGGCGTCATCACCGAAGGCATCTTCGAGAACCGCTTCATGCACGTGCAGGAACTGGCCCGCCTGGGCGCGCACATCACGTTGTCCGGACAGAGCGCCATGGTGCGCGGGGTGGACACGTTGAAAGGCGCCACGGTCATGGCTTCGGATTTGCGCGCCAGTGCCTGTCTGGTCCTGGCCGGGCTTGCAGCCACGGGACGCACCGACGTGCGCCGTATCTATCACCTTGATCGCGGCTACGAGCAGATGGAAGTGAAGCTTGGCGCGGTCGGAGCCAGGATCAGACGCGAGAAGGAATAG
- a CDS encoding MFS transporter, whose amino-acid sequence METSTSQRLGLLKIRGFLPYLTVVLVNAMLDLGHKIIIQNTVFKCYDGSTQIALTALVNACILLPFIMFFTPAGFLADRFSKHRVMRWTASLAIPLTVLIYGSYLLGWFEAAFVLTLILAAQSAFYSPAKYGYIKEMAGKDNLGMANGVVQAVTIVAILLGGVLFSLLFESLIGDATTKEDILHAIAPSGLLLIAGAVAQTLVALRIPQYKPGDTTLRLDFKTYARGTYLKKNLKNIHGHETIWLCVLGLSLFWAVNQVLFAAFGAHLKDFAGVTSTVVAQGLLAIGGVGIIVGSITAGRLSRTYIETGIIPLAALGMTICLATIPGMSNIPALGCLLAVYGFFGGLYVVPLNALIQFNAKDSDLGTILAGNNFLQNVFMLAFLCMTVLASLTGLSSVPIILTLAVIMALGSVHTLRKLPQSFMRFLLRIVFAQRYRLVVTGLKNIPSQGGVLLLGNHTSWIDWAVLHLAVPRPVRFVMSRHYYSRWYLRWFLDLYRVIPISSAASSSALRKITENLKAGECVVLFPEGAISRNGQLGAFRRGYCIPAVQSECTIVPFYLRGLWGSRWSAVSRHFRRNTNGVLARDVNLCFGPALPASATPQEVKDAVHRQSIMAWQEFARTQTSIPQRWLRAVKRAPARLAVADSGGAQATGEELFLSALALSRTLSALPEKAVGILLPPGVSGAAANMAVLMAGKTTVNLDPGLSAPAFASCLQQAGIETILSTRKHLEKLRGQGCAGLQDDLRFQFVEDCRSSLRGTALTRLLIRLLPVALLRFILPLHVTAQNTAAIVFVPREEPMPVGVCLGHSSIITNARQIASLFPPRGDDVLLTALPLHDALGLTTTMFLPLLESVPVVCAHDPFEARRMGRLCVDFEATMLCADPAMLEAYVVSPALHPLMFASLRSVLSGGLALSDYCVQAFRQKFGLIVHDGYGTTETTPVATVNAPDVLNPLDLNIQQGRKPGTVGLPLPGSALRIVHPQTMTDLPHGESGRILIGGTQVMQGYLSRDDLTAKAIIEADGIRWFITSDWGKVDEDGFLVLEIGQERS is encoded by the coding sequence ATGGAAACAAGCACCTCGCAACGCCTTGGTCTCCTGAAAATCCGGGGATTCCTACCCTATCTTACTGTCGTTCTGGTCAACGCCATGCTCGACCTGGGGCACAAGATCATCATTCAGAACACGGTCTTCAAATGCTATGACGGGTCCACGCAGATTGCGCTGACAGCCCTTGTCAACGCCTGTATCCTGCTGCCCTTCATCATGTTCTTCACGCCTGCCGGATTTCTGGCCGACCGCTTCTCCAAGCATCGGGTCATGCGCTGGACCGCGAGTCTGGCCATTCCCCTGACAGTGCTCATTTACGGCAGTTATCTCTTGGGCTGGTTCGAAGCGGCTTTTGTCCTGACCCTGATCCTGGCCGCGCAGTCCGCCTTTTATTCCCCGGCGAAATACGGATACATCAAGGAAATGGCCGGCAAGGACAACCTCGGCATGGCCAACGGCGTGGTCCAGGCCGTGACCATTGTCGCCATCCTGCTGGGCGGCGTCCTCTTTTCCCTTCTTTTCGAGTCCCTCATCGGCGACGCCACGACCAAGGAAGACATCCTGCACGCCATCGCCCCCAGCGGGCTGCTGCTCATCGCGGGCGCCGTGGCGCAAACCCTGGTGGCCCTGCGCATTCCGCAGTACAAACCCGGCGACACGACCCTGCGTCTTGATTTCAAAACATACGCTCGCGGAACATACCTAAAGAAGAACTTGAAGAATATCCATGGCCACGAGACCATCTGGCTCTGCGTGCTCGGCCTGTCGCTCTTCTGGGCGGTCAACCAGGTGCTTTTCGCCGCCTTCGGCGCGCACCTCAAGGATTTCGCGGGCGTGACCTCCACCGTCGTGGCCCAGGGGCTCTTGGCCATCGGCGGCGTCGGCATCATTGTCGGCTCCATCACCGCCGGGCGCCTCTCGCGGACCTATATCGAAACCGGGATCATCCCCCTGGCCGCGCTCGGCATGACCATCTGCCTGGCCACCATCCCCGGCATGAGCAACATTCCCGCCCTGGGCTGTCTGCTGGCCGTGTACGGATTTTTCGGCGGCCTCTATGTGGTGCCGCTTAACGCGCTCATTCAGTTCAATGCCAAGGATTCGGACCTGGGCACGATCCTGGCCGGCAACAATTTTTTGCAGAACGTGTTCATGCTGGCCTTTCTGTGCATGACGGTGCTGGCTTCCCTGACCGGGCTCTCCAGCGTGCCCATCATCCTGACCCTGGCCGTGATCATGGCCCTGGGCTCGGTCCACACCCTGCGCAAGCTGCCTCAGTCTTTCATGCGCTTTTTGCTGCGCATCGTCTTTGCCCAGCGCTACCGACTGGTTGTGACCGGCCTGAAGAACATTCCGTCCCAGGGCGGGGTGCTGCTCCTCGGCAACCACACCAGCTGGATCGACTGGGCCGTGCTGCATCTGGCCGTGCCCCGGCCCGTGCGCTTTGTCATGTCCCGCCATTATTACAGCCGCTGGTATCTGCGCTGGTTCCTGGATCTCTACCGTGTCATCCCCATCTCTTCCGCGGCCAGCAGTTCAGCCTTGCGCAAGATCACCGAAAACCTCAAAGCCGGCGAATGCGTGGTCCTTTTTCCCGAAGGAGCCATCAGCCGCAACGGCCAGCTCGGGGCCTTCCGGCGCGGCTACTGCATCCCGGCGGTCCAGAGCGAATGCACCATCGTGCCCTTCTATCTGCGCGGCCTGTGGGGCAGCAGGTGGTCCGCCGTGAGCAGGCATTTCCGCCGCAACACCAACGGCGTTCTGGCGCGTGACGTCAATCTGTGCTTCGGCCCTGCCCTGCCTGCCTCGGCTACGCCGCAGGAGGTCAAGGACGCCGTGCACCGTCAGTCCATCATGGCCTGGCAGGAATTCGCCCGCACCCAGACCTCCATCCCGCAAAGATGGCTGCGCGCGGTCAAACGCGCCCCGGCCAGGCTGGCCGTGGCCGACTCCGGCGGAGCCCAGGCCACCGGCGAAGAGCTGTTCCTTTCCGCCCTGGCCCTGTCCCGCACGCTCAGCGCCCTGCCCGAAAAGGCGGTGGGCATCCTGCTGCCGCCGGGAGTAAGCGGCGCTGCGGCCAACATGGCCGTGCTCATGGCCGGCAAGACCACCGTCAACCTTGATCCGGGCCTGTCTGCGCCGGCCTTTGCAAGCTGCCTGCAGCAGGCCGGAATCGAGACGATCTTAAGCACCCGCAAGCATCTTGAAAAATTGCGCGGCCAGGGCTGCGCCGGGCTGCAGGACGACCTGCGGTTCCAGTTCGTGGAAGATTGCCGTTCATCCCTGCGCGGCACAGCCCTGACTCGCCTCCTGATCCGCCTTCTGCCGGTGGCTTTGCTGCGTTTTATCCTGCCTCTGCACGTCACGGCCCAAAATACGGCCGCCATCGTCTTCGTACCCCGGGAAGAGCCCATGCCCGTTGGCGTGTGCCTTGGACACTCCAGCATCATCACCAACGCCCGCCAAATCGCGTCTCTCTTTCCACCTCGGGGCGACGACGTGCTTCTTACCGCCCTGCCCCTGCATGACGCCCTTGGGCTGACCACGACCATGTTTCTGCCCTTGCTCGAATCCGTGCCCGTGGTCTGCGCCCACGACCCCTTCGAGGCCCGCAGGATGGGGCGGCTGTGCGTCGACTTCGAAGCGACCATGCTCTGCGCCGATCCCGCGATGCTTGAGGCCTACGTCGTCAGCCCCGCGCTGCACCCGCTGATGTTCGCGTCCCTGCGCTCCGTGCTGTCGGGCGGGCTGGCGCTTTCCGATTACTGCGTGCAGGCCTTCCGCCAAAAATTCGGACTCATCGTCCATGATGGCTACGGCACCACCGAGACAACACCCGTGGCTACCGTCAATGCCCCCGATGTGCTGAACCCCCTGGACCTAAACATCCAGCAGGGCCGCAAACCCGGCACCGTGGGGCTGCCCCTGCCCGGCTCCGCCCTGCGCATCGTGCACCCGCAAACCATGACGGACCTGCCCCATGGCGAGAGCGGCCGCATCCTCATCGGCGGAACCCAGGTCATGCAGGGCTATCTGAGCCGAGACGACCTGACCGCAAAAGCCATCATCGAAGCGGACGGCATCCGCTGGTTCATCACTTCCGACTGGGGCAAGGTGGACGAGGACGGCTTTCTGGTTCTGGAAATCGGACAAGAGCGATCTTGA
- the htpG gene encoding molecular chaperone HtpG, translated as MSQAQQFEFKTEIKQLLDIITHSIYTSREIFLRELVSNASDALDKLRFEQSRSAEIANPDLDLQISITTDEENHALVIADTGVGMTMDELVENIGTIAHSGSAEFIRQAMADQANSSNIIGRFGVGFYSVFMVADKVTIRTRSFRPEAKAVEWISDGLGTYTVTELEEDLPRGTTLTVQLKEDGKEFAEKNRITSIIKKHSNFISFPILVQGEKANTVQALWRENKFSITPEQYTEFYKFLTYDHEEPLDTLHMSVDAPVQFSALAFVPPRSQDTFGFDRENYGLDLYVRRVLIQSKNKDLIPEYLGFMRGVVDTEDLPLNISRETLQENLLIRKIATTLTKQILSHLKKLGQDKDRYIKFWTEHSKRFKLGYADFANQEAFGELLRFNSSRHEDKDGLISLEEYIEAAKDGQKEIYYISGPSREAIEQNPHLEIFRAKGLEVLYLYEPVDEFVMDSLRKFKEFELKATENADITNIEKYADSSEKQDKPEELSQEQSKDMDRFLKRVQEILGDRITEARISKRLSQSPSCLVSPDGSTSQMHKIMQLVTKDTSIPKKVFEINQDHKLVRNLLSVFAKNEQDEFVSTVIEQLYESALLMDGYLADPHKMVNRLNKLMEDSSAWYKEREGK; from the coding sequence ATGTCTCAGGCACAACAGTTCGAGTTTAAAACAGAAATCAAACAACTACTTGATATCATTACTCACTCCATTTACACAAGCCGGGAAATATTTCTGCGAGAGCTGGTCTCCAACGCCTCCGACGCGCTCGACAAGCTACGCTTCGAGCAATCCCGCTCGGCCGAAATCGCAAACCCCGACCTCGACTTGCAGATATCCATCACCACCGATGAGGAAAACCATGCGCTTGTCATCGCCGACACCGGCGTCGGCATGACCATGGATGAACTGGTCGAGAACATCGGCACCATCGCCCATTCCGGGTCCGCCGAATTCATCCGCCAGGCCATGGCCGATCAGGCCAACTCCTCCAACATCATCGGCCGCTTTGGCGTGGGCTTCTATTCGGTCTTCATGGTCGCCGACAAGGTCACCATCCGTACCCGTTCCTTCCGCCCCGAGGCCAAGGCCGTGGAATGGATCTCCGATGGACTGGGCACCTACACCGTGACCGAACTGGAAGAGGATCTGCCGCGCGGCACGACCCTGACCGTGCAGCTCAAGGAAGACGGCAAGGAATTCGCGGAAAAGAACCGCATCACCTCCATCATCAAGAAGCACTCCAACTTCATATCCTTCCCCATCCTGGTTCAGGGCGAGAAGGCCAATACTGTGCAGGCCCTGTGGCGCGAGAACAAGTTCTCCATCACCCCGGAACAGTACACGGAATTTTACAAATTCCTGACCTACGACCACGAGGAGCCCCTGGACACCCTGCACATGAGCGTGGACGCCCCGGTGCAGTTCTCGGCCCTGGCCTTCGTGCCCCCGCGCAGTCAGGACACCTTCGGCTTCGACCGCGAGAACTACGGCCTGGACCTCTACGTGCGGCGCGTGCTGATCCAGAGCAAGAACAAGGACCTCATCCCCGAATACCTCGGCTTCATGCGCGGCGTGGTCGACACAGAGGACCTGCCGCTCAATATCTCGCGCGAGACCCTGCAGGAAAACCTGCTCATCCGCAAAATCGCCACCACCCTGACCAAGCAGATCCTCTCGCACCTGAAAAAACTGGGCCAGGACAAGGACCGCTACATCAAATTCTGGACCGAACACTCCAAGCGCTTCAAGCTCGGCTACGCGGACTTCGCCAATCAGGAAGCCTTCGGAGAGCTGCTGCGTTTCAACTCCTCGCGCCATGAGGACAAGGACGGGCTCATCTCCCTGGAAGAATACATCGAAGCCGCCAAGGACGGGCAGAAGGAAATCTACTACATCTCCGGCCCCAGCCGTGAAGCCATCGAGCAGAACCCGCACCTGGAGATCTTCCGCGCCAAAGGCCTGGAAGTGCTCTACCTGTACGAACCCGTGGACGAGTTCGTCATGGACAGCCTGCGCAAGTTCAAGGAGTTCGAGCTCAAGGCCACCGAAAACGCCGACATCACGAACATCGAAAAATACGCCGACAGCTCCGAAAAACAGGACAAGCCCGAGGAACTCTCCCAAGAGCAGTCCAAGGACATGGACCGCTTCCTCAAACGCGTGCAGGAGATCCTGGGCGACCGCATCACCGAAGCCCGCATCTCCAAACGCCTGAGCCAGAGCCCGTCCTGCCTGGTCAGCCCGGACGGATCCACGTCCCAGATGCACAAGATCATGCAGCTGGTGACCAAAGACACCTCCATCCCCAAGAAGGTCTTCGAAATCAACCAGGACCACAAGCTCGTGCGCAACCTGCTCTCCGTCTTCGCCAAAAACGAACAGGACGAATTCGTATCCACCGTGATCGAACAGCTCTACGAATCCGCCCTGCTCATGGACGGCTACCTGGCCGACCCGCACAAGATGGTCAACCGCCTGAACAAACTGATGGAAGACTCCAGCGCCTGGTACAAGGAGCGGGAAGGGAAATAG